From Lysinibacillus sp. SGAir0095, the proteins below share one genomic window:
- a CDS encoding antibiotic biosynthesis monooxygenase: MSLNRKMPEPPYYAVIFSSRRTDGDRGYGKMSDKMVELATQQKGFLGVESARDEELGITVSYWDSLESIQAWKEHSLHSVAQEKGIKEWYKSFSLRVCRVERHNFFEM; the protein is encoded by the coding sequence ATGAGTTTAAATAGAAAAATGCCTGAACCACCTTATTATGCTGTGATTTTTTCCTCACGGCGAACAGATGGGGACAGAGGTTACGGAAAAATGTCCGATAAAATGGTAGAATTAGCTACTCAGCAGAAGGGTTTCTTAGGAGTGGAAAGTGCTCGTGATGAGGAATTAGGAATTACAGTTTCCTATTGGGATTCTTTAGAATCAATTCAAGCATGGAAAGAACACTCATTGCATAGTGTAGCACAAGAAAAAGGAATAAAAGAATGGTATAAAAGTTTTTCTCTTAGAGTTTGCAGAGTAGAAAGACATAATTTTTTTGAAATGTAA
- a CDS encoding nucleoside hydrolase, with the protein MTKLPIIIDTDPGIDDAMMLTLAFANDDILDIRLVTTCSGNISQDKTNYNARTFLSYIGASVEIARGLEKPIFRELEVAEDIHGESGFGNVQFPAPTLPVSKRPAITAMLETIMTSDEKITIVATGPLTNVAALLLAHPEVKPKIERISWMGGAAVGGNMSPIAEFNAYVDPHAVEIVFRSGIPIVMSGLDVTHKAFVTPNEAKRILDIGGEFAEKAYQLVTYYFDVIKKTPFHEENYDQVLHFHDVCAVMYLLRPELFKGQTCYVEVSLEGITAGATVVDYTNRTAKAPNVHVLHSVNREDFVEEFMRAVDIISSRLREV; encoded by the coding sequence ATGACTAAATTACCAATCATTATAGACACAGATCCAGGAATTGATGATGCAATGATGCTAACTTTGGCATTTGCTAATGATGACATATTGGACATACGCTTAGTGACAACCTGTTCGGGTAACATTTCACAGGACAAAACAAATTACAACGCACGTACATTCTTAAGTTATATAGGCGCGAGTGTTGAAATTGCACGTGGTTTAGAAAAACCCATTTTCCGTGAACTAGAAGTGGCTGAAGATATCCATGGGGAAAGCGGTTTTGGGAATGTACAGTTTCCTGCGCCAACATTACCAGTAAGTAAACGCCCAGCAATTACAGCAATGCTGGAAACGATTATGACCAGCGATGAGAAAATAACAATAGTAGCAACTGGTCCATTAACGAATGTAGCGGCTTTGCTCCTTGCACATCCTGAAGTAAAACCAAAAATCGAGCGTATATCATGGATGGGCGGTGCTGCAGTAGGTGGGAATATGTCACCGATTGCGGAATTTAATGCGTATGTGGATCCACACGCTGTAGAAATAGTGTTCCGTTCGGGTATTCCAATTGTCATGAGTGGTTTGGATGTCACACATAAAGCATTTGTCACACCAAATGAAGCGAAAAGAATTTTAGATATTGGTGGTGAATTTGCGGAAAAAGCATATCAACTCGTGACATATTATTTTGATGTCATTAAGAAAACACCTTTCCATGAAGAAAATTATGATCAAGTGCTGCATTTCCACGATGTATGTGCCGTCATGTATTTACTTAGACCAGAATTATTTAAAGGACAAACCTGCTATGTTGAAGTCTCACTTGAAGGTATAACAGCTGGTGCTACAGTTGTTGATTATACGAATCGTACAGCTAAAGCTCCAAACGTACATGTTCTTCATTCAGTTAATCGCGAGGATTTTGTTGAAGAATTTATGAGGGCAGTTGACATAATTTCAAGCAGGTTGAGGGAAGTTTAG
- a CDS encoding cupin domain-containing protein, whose translation MAKHEEVKNGVIFPMGEKNEAYAQFFVGQSYLKSLVADPEVNVGVGNVTFEPGCRNNWHIHRNGFQILLVTGGEGWYQEEGKPAQFLKAGDVNVTHDGVKHWHGATKDSWFEHIAITAGTPEWLEPVDDESYNKL comes from the coding sequence ATGGCTAAACATGAAGAGGTAAAAAATGGCGTTATTTTCCCTATGGGTGAGAAAAATGAAGCCTATGCACAATTTTTTGTGGGACAAAGTTATCTTAAATCATTAGTTGCTGACCCTGAAGTGAATGTTGGTGTAGGGAATGTAACCTTTGAACCAGGTTGCAGAAATAACTGGCATATCCATCGTAATGGGTTCCAAATTTTATTAGTAACTGGTGGCGAAGGATGGTACCAAGAAGAAGGAAAACCCGCTCAATTCTTGAAAGCTGGAGATGTGAATGTTACTCATGATGGTGTTAAACACTGGCATGGTGCAACAAAAGACAGCTGGTTTGAGCACATTGCCATAACTGCAGGTACGCCGGAATGGCTAGAACCTGTTGATGATGAATCTTATAATAAATTATAA